In the genome of Fervidobacterium nodosum Rt17-B1, the window ACCAGCTGGATTGATAATGAAAAAATCTATAAGAAAAACTAAAACAAACAGTGTGATTGATAATTCATAAAAACCTCTTCCAATAAGAAATAATCCTCCAAGTATTCCAAAGATAGTAAAAGCTATGAGTAAAAGCCAGCCAAGTATTTTTATTATCTTCATCAATTCATCCTCCTTATAGGTAAATAAAAATACTCTTAAGAAAAAGCACGGGGGCATTATTCCCCCGTGCCCCTGAGATTGTAAGTCTTTATTTAATTTGTGCTTTTATTTGAGCAACTGCGTCTGCAAGTGCTTTTTCAGCTGGTACACCTTGATCAAGAGCTTTTGCGAGAGCATCGCCCATAGCGCCCCAAACTGCTGCCATTTCTGGAACATTTGGCATTGGGAGACCGTATTTTCCAAGGAAGTCAGCAAATTTCTTTGTAAGTGGGTCCTTTTGCATGACAAGCTCGTTAACATCTGTTCTTGATGGACATCTTGGGTCTGCTTGCCAAATTTGGTACATAACATCTTTTGTTGCGATGAACTTTGTTAAGAAGTCAAGTGCAAACAATTTGTTCTTGCTCTTAGCATTGACCATGAATCCTTGTGCTCCAAAGAATGGTTTTGGATCTTTTCCACCAGGAAGTGTTGGAATTGGTGCAACATCAAAGTTGATACCTGCTTGTTTGTATCCTGGAACTGCCCAAGGACCATTGAGTATCATAGCTGCTTGGCCGTCTTTGAAGAGTCCATCCATTGTGTTGTAGTTGTCACCAGATGTAAGTATCTTTTCATCGACAAGTTTCTTTATAAGTTTGAGACCTTCAATTGCTCCAGCATTTGCAAGCCCGACATCTTTTACGTTAACTTTACCTGATTTATCTTTTCCAAATACATATCCACCCATTCCAAAGAATGCAAATGAGCTGAAGTAGAAGTTCTTGTAATCGTAAATGAATCCTCTAACTTCTCCACCATAATCTTTTTCTATTTTCTTTGCAAGAGCGATTAATTCATCCCATGTTTTTGGTGGGTTTTGTACGTAGTCTTTGTTGTACATAATTGCTGGACCGTCAAATGCATATGGTATACCGTAAAGTTTTCCGTTGTATGTGAATCCTTGAAGAGGTGTTGGGAAGTATTTATCTCTTTCTGGAAGGTTAATTTGTTCAAGTAATCCGTTTACAACAAGTTCTCCAACCCAGTCATGTGCACCAACGATGATATCTGGACCTTCACCTGCTGGAGCTGCTGTTAAGAATTTGGATTTTATATCTCCAAAGTTTACTTGGACTACGTCAACTTGAACACCATATTTTGCCTTGTACTGATCTGCAAGTTTCTTAAGAATAGGAACTTGTGCTTCAGATGTCCAAATGGTAATCTTCTTTGCTTGGGCAAAAGCTAAAAAGACAAACAAAGCTGCTAAAATAACCGTAAGTACTTTTCTCATACACTCTACCTCCCTTTTTTTAGTGGTTTCAACTTCGTATTCTAAATCAGAAAAGCCGCATTTTCAAACCAGTATTATTATACTACAAATTTATTCAAAGTAAACAATACTTTGGAATAGTTTCCATAAAAATGCAAAAATTACCATACTTAAGCATACTAAAGCAAAAAATGATATGTTTATCGTTATTATTCTTACTTTTTATTTTTTAGATATTGTAAAGATTGAAATGTAAGAGAAGTTGTTGTATATTATTCTAGGTAAAATTTTAGGCCAAAACTGCTTGACGTTATAAACATTAGGAGGTGTAAAGTATGGAAAAAAGAAGGAGAAGAGTCATTATTTTGGGAGCCGCCGGAAGAGATTTTCACAACTTCAACACATTCTTTAGAAATAACGCAGATTACGAAGTTGTCGCTTTTACAGCAACACAGATACCAGATATAGCAGGAAGAGTCTACCCTGCTGAACTTGCTGGTCCACTTTATCCAAATGGAATTCCTATCGAAGACGAAGCAAAACTTCCAGAACTTGTTAAGAAATACGATGTAGATGAAGTTATTCTTGCCTATAGCGATTTGCCACATCAATATGTTATGGAAAGAGCAGCAATAGCACTTGCAACAGGTGCAGATTTCAAACTTATGGGACCAAAAGCGACAACTGTTGAATCAACAAAACCAGTTGTCTCAGTTTGTGCAATTAGAACAGGTTGTGGAAAGAGCCAAACAACGAGAAGAGTACTTGACATACTTAGAAGTAAAGGTTTAAAAGTTATATCAATAAGACACCCAATGCCATACGGTGATTTAGTTGCACAAAAAGTCCAAAGATTCGCTGATTACTCAGATTTGGACAAACACAACTGTACAATCGAAGAACGTGAAGAATACGAACCACATATCGACAGAAAGAGTGTTATTTACGCTGGCGTAGATTACGAAGCAATCTTAAGATCCGCTGAAGCTGAAAATCCAGATGTAATTCTCTGGGATGGTGGAAATAACGACTTCCCATTCTATAAGTCCGATTTACAAATTGTTGTTGTTGATCCACACAGACCAGGTCATGAAATTTCCTATTATCCAGGTATGGCAAACTTACTCATGGCAGATGTTATAGTAATAAACAAAGAAGAAACAGCCAACAGAGAAGATATAGAAACTGTCAGAAAGAATATCGCCAAATGGAATCCAAATGCTATCGTTGTTGATGCAGCATCGCCAATATTTGTCGACGATCCAGCAATGATTAGAGGTAAAAAAGTTCTTGTTGTCGAAGATGGTCCAACCCTAACACACGGTGAAATGAGGTACGGAGCAGGTTACGTTGCCGCAAAGAGATTTGGTGCAAGAGAAATAATTGACCCAAGACCATTTGCAGTTGGCTCAATTGTTGAAACATACAAGAAATACAACCACCTTGATGTTATCCTTCCAGCAATGGGATACGGCGAAAAACAAATCAAAGAACTTGAAGAGACAATCAATAAATCAGACGCGGAAGTTGTCATCATAGGAACACCTATTGACCTTAGAAGAGTTATGCACATCAACAAACCAGCAGTTAGAGTAAGATACGAACTCCAGGAAATTGGTGAACCAACACTTGACCAAATATTGACAGACTTTCTTAAGCAAAAAGGATTATTGAAATAATTACCCTTCAATGAATAAAAAAGCACCGTGTGGGTTAAACCACACGGTGCTTTGTTTTTTCAAGTAATCCAAGTAATTTAAGCTAATGCATCAAAATTCTTCCCTTGGTAAAGTTCGCCTGCGATTCTTACAAGTTTTAGGTTCATCGCATTTTGCTTGTAGAACGCAAACTCTAATAGTTTAAGCATCATATCACTTGACTGCTGAACTTGTGCCTGCGCTTGCTGAATTTGTGGATTTGCTTCCGACCTTTTAACACTTGCATTTTGGTAAACATAAGGATTCACGCCTATTCCACCTAAGCCTTCTATTCTCATTTTTCATCACCTCGATTCTTTACTATTGAAAATACGGTAAATTCATCGTTACTTACAACTTCTATTTTCAACCCAAGTTTTATCGCAATTTCTTTCGCTATGTACAGTCCAAGACCCGTACCATTTGAGTTTTTGCCTTTGTAAAATCTGTCAAAGATTTTATGAATCTCTTCTTCTGGAATTTTTTCACCATGATTTTTGATATCTATTCTATCGTTCGAAATACTAACCACAGCAGGTGGCGCACCATGAGTAAAAGCATTGTTAAGAAGTATTGTTAATATTATTCCAAGCCCTTCTCTGTTAGAAACAATTACTCCTCTGCCTTCAACACTTACATTTTTCCCCTTAAATCGATGAGTAATAATATCACTCACAAAATCTTCTAAAATAATCTTTTCTTGCGTTAAGGTACTTACCTTAGCAAGTAAAAGCATATTCTCTATTATTTCTTTTATCTCTTTACTACTTTCTTCTATTGCTCCTATGGCTTCTTCGAGTATTTCTTTATCATCAGTTCCCCAACGTTTTAACATACTTACGTATCCAAGCAGATTCGCAACAGGTGTTCTCAACTCATGTGACACAGCAGATACAAAGGTTTCTTGTGCCTTATATTCCCGCTCTATTCTTTCCATTAAATCGTTGAACTTCTCAACTAATTCTTCAACTTCAAAACTTTTTGGTTTAACTTGCACTCTATAAGCTAAATCTGTACCACCAAGTTTTTCAATTTCAGATATAAAATCTTTTAAATCTTTTACATTCCTTCTTGAAAGAAAATAAGTTGACATAAACACAGAGATAGCTATAAAAACTACCGCGAATATAAATATACTTCTTATTGAATAAAGAAATTTCATAGTTGATGTTACATCTCTTCCTAAAACGAGATTTTTGTATTTTACAAAATAAAAATACCTATCAAAAATTTTTTGAAAACCTTCAGCATCTATAAAACCTATACCATATGGATCGTTAATTACTGATTTTTCTTCAGTTTCTGCCACATATAAATCCCATCTTGTAACAACGTAATGTGGTCCAAATGGTGAATACATGATTACAACAGAGCGTTCAACATTACCCATATCGTTTATTATGTTTCTTGTAGCAACAAATGTAAAATACCTGTATATTCCCAAAAGTACTGTACCAACAATTATAATAGTCGCTAATGTGTTAAAAAATGAGAGCTTAGTCGTTAGTTTCAATTTTTTCACCAACCAATTTATACCCAACACCACGTATTGTTTTAATAAGTTCCGGAGATAATTTTTTCCTAATATAATTGACATAGACTTCAACAGTATTGTCGGAACCGTAGTAATCTATTCCCCAAACTGCATCGAGTATCTCTTCTTTACTAACAACTCTATCTTTATTTTTTGCCAAGTACAGCAATAAATCAAATTCAGTTTTGCTTAAATCAACGTTTTTCCCGTTGTAAATTACTGTTCTTTGATTTTCGTATATCTCAAGGCTTCCAAATTTTATAGGCTGTGAAATCGAAATATTTTTTCTCCTAAGTAATGCTTTTATCCTTGCTAACAGTTCTTCGTTGTCAAAAGGTTTTGTTAAATAATCATCCGCACCAGCTTCAAATCCAGCGAGCTTGTCTTTTTTCATCCCCAAAGCTGTTAACATTAGTATAAGCACATCTGGTTTCAATTTCCTAAGGTTTTGTGCTACTTCGTAGCCATCCATATCTGGAAGCATGATGTCGAGTATTACAAGCTCAGGGTTTTCATTTTTAAACTCTTCTATTGCATCAAGACCACTTTCAAAGGATACTACAGAGTACCCCACATGTTCGAGTTCTATCTCAAGAAGTCTTCTAAGTTTTTTATCGTCCTCAACAACCATTAATTTAACCTTATTTTCCATATTTTCACCCATAATTGAATCGCCTCATCTCTTGAAAAATGTACAGCTTATGCTATAATCATTTTGAAAATTTCTAAATTTCTGAATATTTTATTTTAACACTTTGGTCGGAGGCGTGTCCGAATGGCTAAGGAGCCGGTCTCGAAAATCGGTGGGCTTCACAGCCCTTGTGGGTTCGAGTCCCACCGCCTCCGCCAATTTTAGTTTTTTGTTACTCACTTTTCCTTGCTTTCCTCATACATCAAACTCCAAAGCTTTTCAAACTTTATACCATACTCTTCAAATTTTGAGATCTCGTCTTGAAAGATTGAATTAATAAGTGAAAAAGCATATTCAGTATCAAATATAGCTAAAACATAATATGATAAGACTTCTTTTTTATCTTCTTTCCAAATTCTATAGATAATCGCAAGAGAATTATCTTCAGGTATAAATTGATAGAGTCGAGAGAAGATATCGTCAATGATTTTTAATAATTCTTCCCGCTTAGTTTTATCTTCCATGTTAATTGATTGCTTAATTTTTTCTTTTCTTTCATCAAGTTTTTTTATTATTTCTTGATATGCTATTTGAATAGCACTATCTTTTAATGCATCTTCGTTAAATGATGGACCTGAGTATTCACCCAGCCCATAAGTTATGCCTTTTTTGGATAATTCCCTAAGCTTTTCTGAAAAACCTATGTTTTCATAAACCAAAATGGCTTTTTCATTTTTCTTGGTTATATCTGGAAGATATTCGATTTTTTCAGATATAGTACTTGGTTTAACATTCTCTTGCACGTTCAAAACCACTTGACCAGTAAACAGTAAAATCGCTATTGTTAAAAAAATACTCCAAAATACAATTTCCTTAATTTCCACATTATCACCTCTGTTTCTAACCCAACGTTTAGTTAGTTCATTTACTGGTTAGGTATCTTTCAATCGCAACTTTATAATCAATTCCATCGAAAGTTATTCTATCTTCATCAACAATTTTTCTATATACACTCAAAAATTTATTTCCATGTGAATTGAACCAAGCTTCATACTTTTTATTGTATTCTACAGATTTAACATCAAGTTTTTCTATTATTTTTCTAACTATTCTTGATCTTACCATATCACCAAAAGACGGGTGGTATGGTCCAGCAACAATAAATTTTTTTTGACTTTCAGGTATGTGATAACCTATTCTGACAACTTGACCACCATTTGCTTCAACCAACATAACCATCTCGCTTACAATATCAACAGCATCTTCTAAACTTATCGGCTCGTATTCCCCAGATAAGAACATTCGCTCAAGTTCGGTATTTTTAAAAACTATCGTTGGATGAATTCTAAAAATTTTTACACCTATATTCAATAAATTTTTAATAGTATCCAAGTCTTTCTCTTTGTTGTCTTGTGGCAAACCAACCATTAAATGGGCTATCAATAAAAATTGGTTATTGATTAACTTTACTGCATTTATAGCATCTTCTGAATTATAACCACGTTTCGAAACGTTTAGCACTTCGTCATCAAGACTTTCAATTCCTAATTCAATCACTTTCACATTCATTTGTTTCAACAGTCCAATAATCTCATCGTTTACACAATCCGGCCTTGTAGAAATTCTTTTTGGTATGTCAGGCTTTATAGAAAGAAGTTTTATGATCGTTTCTTTTGGTAATCCGGTAAAAGTCCCACCGTAGAAAGCTATCTCATCAATTGTTTCATCTATGTTTATATTCTCAACAAATTTCAAATTTGGAGTTTTTTCACCAGTCATAATATACTGATTACAGAACACACAACGTGTTCTGCAACCAGCGTTCGGTAAAAAAATGGGGTAAATTTTTATCTTATTTTTTTTCAAAAGACTCACGAAAGCATCTCCTTGACAACCTCATTAACAATTTTCCCATCTGCGGAACCTTTTAATCTTGTCATTGCTTCTTTCATTACTTTCCCAAAGTCATTTTTTGTCGCTCCAAGTTCTTGAACTATTTGTTTCACTATTTCCTGAATTTCTTCTTTCGAAAGCATCTTTGGGGCATATTCTTGAAGCACGCTTAATTCTTCTTGCTCAGCATTGGCAAGATCTTCTCTTCCAGCTTGCCTGTATGCTTCTATAGATTCTTGCCTTTTTTTGATTTCTTTAAGTATAATCTTTTGGATGTCTTCGTCTGTAGCTTCTCTCTTCTCCCCTTCAACCTCAAAGTAACCTATAGCAGTTTTTATCGATCTTAAGACTCTTAATCGAAGTTCATCTTTATTTTTCATAGCTTCTTTCATATCACTTAGAATTTTTTCTTTTAAGGACATAGTGAAACCTCCTGTCTTTGTTCTTATTTCTTAATTCTTATTTCAATCCCTCAAGAAAATTTTTCACCGCGGAAAGGTTCGATAATCTATTGTAACCACCTTCGTGTACTATTATCCCATTACCAATCTTTTCAATTAATTTAGATATTCTTAATCCTATTTCTTTATAGTCCTTATCAACAAGAGAAAAATGTCCAACAGGATCATTGATGTGCGTGTCCGTTCCTAACGAAAGTATAAAGAAGTCTGGCTTATAGTCAAGAATTTTATTATATGCCAAATCCAAAGCTTTTTTATATACTTCAAAAGTTGTTCCTCCAGGAAGTGGAATATTCAAGTTTGTACCTTCAGCATTTCCAATACCTATTTCGTTTTCATAACCGCTGTACCATGGATAAAATTGTCTCGGATCACCGTGAATTGAAACATACAAGACGTTTGGATCGTCGTAAAAAATATCTTGAGTCCCATTTCCATGATGAAAATCTAAATCTAAAATCGCGACACGCATACCTTTTTCTTCAAGATATTTTGCAGCGATAGCCACGTTATTGAAGTAACAATAACCACCACCATACTTTTTCATAGCATGATGACCTGGAGGTCTTGTAAGAGCATATACAATCACTTTATTCGATAAAGAATATTCTAATGCGCTTAAAACTGTCTCAACCGCCCCAAAAGCCGCTTTGTAGGTTTCTTTATTAATAGGTGTACCTGTGTCAAATATCTTATCAACAAAAAATACTTCTGGAATATATTCTTGGGTTACCTCTGAAGACTTTCGTTTAATATATTCAATGTAATCTTCCTCATGAGCAAGGTAAAGAACACTTTCCGAAAATCCCAACGGTTGAACTTCCGGATAATTTTTTTTCAAAAATTCATACACAAGTTTCAATCTTGAAGGCCTTTCTGGATTTCTTATAAATTTTCCGTTGTCTATCTCTTTTTTTGGTACGAAAGCATCATTCAACTGTGCACAGAAAAACATATCACTCTTCAAGTTCTTCAATCTTTTTTACCCTTCTTTCATGTCTTCCGCCTTCAAATGAAGAGTCTAAAAAGGCATCAACTGTCCACTTTGCTAGCTCTATACCCATCAAACGACCTGGCAAAACTAAAACATTCGCATCGTTGTGTTTTCGAGCATAAGTCGCCATATCTGGGAATAGACACAGAGCTGCTCTTATTCCTTTTATTTTGTTTGCAGCAATAGACATTCCAATGCCTGTACCACACATCAATATTCCAAAGTGACATTCTTTGCTTTTCACTTTTTCGGCAACTTTCTTAGCGTAATCAGGATAATCAACACTTTCTATTGAATATGTACCACAGTCTATAACTTCTATTCCTTTGTTTCTAAGGTACTCTTTAACCTTTTCTTTGAGTTCAAAAGCCGCATGGTCACTTCCTATTGCTACCTTCATCAATCAATCACC includes:
- the rpiB gene encoding ribose 5-phosphate isomerase B encodes the protein MKVAIGSDHAAFELKEKVKEYLRNKGIEVIDCGTYSIESVDYPDYAKKVAEKVKSKECHFGILMCGTGIGMSIAANKIKGIRAALCLFPDMATYARKHNDANVLVLPGRLMGIELAKWTVDAFLDSSFEGGRHERRVKKIEELEE
- a CDS encoding radical SAM protein produces the protein MSLLKKNKIKIYPIFLPNAGCRTRCVFCNQYIMTGEKTPNLKFVENINIDETIDEIAFYGGTFTGLPKETIIKLLSIKPDIPKRISTRPDCVNDEIIGLLKQMNVKVIELGIESLDDEVLNVSKRGYNSEDAINAVKLINNQFLLIAHLMVGLPQDNKEKDLDTIKNLLNIGVKIFRIHPTIVFKNTELERMFLSGEYEPISLEDAVDIVSEMVMLVEANGGQVVRIGYHIPESQKKFIVAGPYHPSFGDMVRSRIVRKIIEKLDVKSVEYNKKYEAWFNSHGNKFLSVYRKIVDEDRITFDGIDYKVAIERYLTSK
- a CDS encoding HAMP domain-containing sensor histidine kinase, translated to MKKLKLTTKLSFFNTLATIIIVGTVLLGIYRYFTFVATRNIINDMGNVERSVVIMYSPFGPHYVVTRWDLYVAETEEKSVINDPYGIGFIDAEGFQKIFDRYFYFVKYKNLVLGRDVTSTMKFLYSIRSIFIFAVVFIAISVFMSTYFLSRRNVKDLKDFISEIEKLGGTDLAYRVQVKPKSFEVEELVEKFNDLMERIEREYKAQETFVSAVSHELRTPVANLLGYVSMLKRWGTDDKEILEEAIGAIEESSKEIKEIIENMLLLAKVSTLTQEKIILEDFVSDIITHRFKGKNVSVEGRGVIVSNREGLGIILTILLNNAFTHGAPPAVVSISNDRIDIKNHGEKIPEEEIHKIFDRFYKGKNSNGTGLGLYIAKEIAIKLGLKIEVVSNDEFTVFSIVKNRGDEK
- a CDS encoding maltose ABC transporter substrate-binding protein, yielding MRKVLTVILAALFVFLAFAQAKKITIWTSEAQVPILKKLADQYKAKYGVQVDVVQVNFGDIKSKFLTAAPAGEGPDIIVGAHDWVGELVVNGLLEQINLPERDKYFPTPLQGFTYNGKLYGIPYAFDGPAIMYNKDYVQNPPKTWDELIALAKKIEKDYGGEVRGFIYDYKNFYFSSFAFFGMGGYVFGKDKSGKVNVKDVGLANAGAIEGLKLIKKLVDEKILTSGDNYNTMDGLFKDGQAAMILNGPWAVPGYKQAGINFDVAPIPTLPGGKDPKPFFGAQGFMVNAKSKNKLFALDFLTKFIATKDVMYQIWQADPRCPSRTDVNELVMQKDPLTKKFADFLGKYGLPMPNVPEMAAVWGAMGDALAKALDQGVPAEKALADAVAQIKAQIK
- a CDS encoding response regulator transcription factor, whose protein sequence is MGENMENKVKLMVVEDDKKLRRLLEIELEHVGYSVVSFESGLDAIEEFKNENPELVILDIMLPDMDGYEVAQNLRKLKPDVLILMLTALGMKKDKLAGFEAGADDYLTKPFDNEELLARIKALLRRKNISISQPIKFGSLEIYENQRTVIYNGKNVDLSKTEFDLLLYLAKNKDRVVSKEEILDAVWGIDYYGSDNTVEVYVNYIRKKLSPELIKTIRGVGYKLVGEKIETND
- a CDS encoding GatB/YqeY domain-containing protein — its product is MSLKEKILSDMKEAMKNKDELRLRVLRSIKTAIGYFEVEGEKREATDEDIQKIILKEIKKRQESIEAYRQAGREDLANAEQEELSVLQEYAPKMLSKEEIQEIVKQIVQELGATKNDFGKVMKEAMTRLKGSADGKIVNEVVKEMLS
- a CDS encoding cyclic 2,3-diphosphoglycerate synthase, which produces MEKRRRRVIILGAAGRDFHNFNTFFRNNADYEVVAFTATQIPDIAGRVYPAELAGPLYPNGIPIEDEAKLPELVKKYDVDEVILAYSDLPHQYVMERAAIALATGADFKLMGPKATTVESTKPVVSVCAIRTGCGKSQTTRRVLDILRSKGLKVISIRHPMPYGDLVAQKVQRFADYSDLDKHNCTIEEREEYEPHIDRKSVIYAGVDYEAILRSAEAENPDVILWDGGNNDFPFYKSDLQIVVVDPHRPGHEISYYPGMANLLMADVIVINKEETANREDIETVRKNIAKWNPNAIVVDAASPIFVDDPAMIRGKKVLVVEDGPTLTHGEMRYGAGYVAAKRFGAREIIDPRPFAVGSIVETYKKYNHLDVILPAMGYGEKQIKELEETINKSDAEVVIIGTPIDLRRVMHINKPAVRVRYELQEIGEPTLDQILTDFLKQKGLLK
- a CDS encoding histone deacetylase family protein, with the translated sequence MKNLKSDMFFCAQLNDAFVPKKEIDNGKFIRNPERPSRLKLVYEFLKKNYPEVQPLGFSESVLYLAHEEDYIEYIKRKSSEVTQEYIPEVFFVDKIFDTGTPINKETYKAAFGAVETVLSALEYSLSNKVIVYALTRPPGHHAMKKYGGGYCYFNNVAIAAKYLEEKGMRVAILDLDFHHGNGTQDIFYDDPNVLYVSIHGDPRQFYPWYSGYENEIGIGNAEGTNLNIPLPGGTTFEVYKKALDLAYNKILDYKPDFFILSLGTDTHINDPVGHFSLVDKDYKEIGLRISKLIEKIGNGIIVHEGGYNRLSNLSAVKNFLEGLK